The sequence AGACGTCCAGTGGATCACGAACGGCTACTTCCTCGCGCTCGCCGTCACCCTGATCACGGCCGGCAAGCTCGGCGACCGGTTCGGCCACCGTCAGACCTTCCTCATAGGCGTGGTCGGCTTCGCGGCGGCCTCCGGGGCCATCGGGCTCTCCGACAGCATCGCCTTCGTGGTGACCTTCCGGGTGCTCCAGGGCCTGTTCGGCGCGCTGCTGATGCCGGCCGCGCTCGGCCTGCTGCGGGCCACCTTCCCGGCCGAGAAGCTGAACATGGCGATCGGCATCTGGGGCATGGTCATCGGCGCCTCCACCGCGGGCGGCCCGATTCTCGGCGGAGTGCTCGTCGAGCACGTCAGCTGGCAGTCCGTCTTCTTCATCAACGTGCCGGTCGGCATCCTCGCGGTCGTCCTCGGCGCGGTGATCCTGACCGACCACCGGGCCAAGAACGCGCCGCGCTCCTTCGACCTGCTCGGCATCGGCCTGCTGTCCAGCGCCATGTTCTGTCTCGTCTGGGCGCTCATCAAGGCTCCGGCGTGGGGCTGGGGGGACGCGCTGACCTGGACGTTCCTCGGCGTCTCGGTGGTCGGCTTCGCGCTGTTCGCGTTCTGGGAGAACCGGGTGCGCGAGCCGCTCATCCCGCTCGCCCTCTTCCGCTCCGTGCCGCTGTCGGCCGGTGTGGTCCTGATGGTGCTCATGGCGATCGCCTTCATGGGCGGCCTGTTCTTCGTCACCTTCTACCTGCAGAACGTGCACGGGATGAGCCCGGTCGACGCGGGTCTGCATCTGCTGCCGCTCACCGGCATGATGATCGTCGGCTCGCCGCTGGCCGGCGCGCTGATCGGCAAGACGGGACCGCGGGTCCCGCTCGCGGGCGGTATGGCGTTCACGGCCGTCGCCATGTTCGGCATCTCGACCCTGGAGACGGACACCGGCAGCGGGCTCATGTCGATCTGGTTCGGGCTGCTCGGCCTCGGCCTCGCGCCCGTGATGGTCGGCGCCACCGAGGTCATCGTGGGCAACGCGCCGATGGAGCTGTCCGGTGTCGCGGGAGGCCTGCAGCAGGCCGCCATGCAGATCGGCGGCAGCCTCGGCACGGCGGTCCTGGGCGCCGTGATGGCCTCCAAGGTCGACAACGACCTCGCGGGCAACTGGGCCGACGCGGGGCTCCCGAAGCTCTCCCCGGCCGAACTCGACCAGGCCGCGGAAGCGGTGCAGGTCGGTGCGCCGCCGGTGGCGCCCGGCACGCCGCCGGAGATCGCCGCGAAGATCACTGAGGTCGCGCACGACACCTTCATCTCCGGTATGAGCCTGGCGAGCCTCGTGGCGGCGGGCGTCGCCGTCGTGGCCGTCTTCGTCGCCTTCCTCACCAAGAGGGGCGCCAACGCGGACGCGGGCGCGGGAGTCGGCCACATCTAGGACCGCGACCCTGCCTTCCGGCATCTCCTATACAGCCCCGCCGAGTTGTTCGGCGGGGCTTTCGCCTATCCGGGTGACACCTTTCCGTATGACTTTCATATCGCCCGGGTCGCAGGTCAAAGTTGTCTCAACTGATCCGTACGGAACGGGCAGTTCGGTGAGGACGCGGCGTGCTGCCGGAGGGGGGCAGCACGCCGCGCAACCGCCGAAAAGACCTACGCGTCTGAATTGACATGACCGGGGTACCCGACTTCCGAGCCCGAACCGACCGGCATTCGGTCGGCTCAGAGGTCCAGGGAGTTGATGATGGCGGGCTACAGCCACACCTCGCGCAAACACCCTCGCTCGCGTCGCCGTACGGGGTCACGGAGCGGGCCGGACAGCGCGACGCTCGGAATCATCGGAGCCATCTGTGCGGTCGCCGGATTCTTCGTGCTGGGGATCATCCTCGGCCCGGTGGCGATCGTGTGCGGCTGGCTGGCCATGGGGCGCCGCTGGAGCGGCACCCGTCAGGTACCGGCGCTGATCGCGGTAGTACTGGGAGCGATCGACACCGTCCTGGCCATCGTGTGGATGGCCGGAACGGCATCCCCCGGCGGCATGATGTTCTGACCGATCCGAGATCTGACGATGTCCCCCGCGGCTCCCTCCGGGAGAGGCGGGGGACATTTTTGTCCCCGCCGCCCGCCGCGCCCCTGAAAGCACCGGGGTGCGGCTTGTCGTCGAGTGCGGGTGAGCGGGGGCTGGTCGCGCAGTTCCCCGCGCCCTTTGGGGGGCGCCGGGACTGAGCGACACGATTCCCCCAGCCAGCACCGAAAGCAGGGGCGCAGCCCCGCTGCCAGGGGCGCGGGGAACGGCGCGCTCAGCCTTCACGCACCCGCACTCGACGCCGGCCCGCGCCCTGGTGCATTCAGGGGCGCGGGGAACGGCGCGCTCAGCCTTCACGGACCCGCACGTGACGCCGGCCCGCGCCCTGGTGCATTTAGGGGCGCGGGGAACGGCGCGCTCAGCCTTCACGGACCCGCACGTGACGCCGGCCCGCGCCCCGGTGCATTTAGGGGCGCGGGGAACTGCGCGCTCAGCCCTCACTCACCCGCACATGACGCCGGCCCGCGCCCCGGTGCTTTCAGGGGCGCGGGGAACTGCGCGGCCAGCACCCAGGCACCCGCACCGGACAGCGACGCCCAGGTCAGGCCAAGGCCAAGGCCTAGGCGTCGCCCCCCGCGACGCCGGGATCCGCCGAGGCCACATCGAGCAGCTGATACCGATCGATCGCCTGCTTCAGCAGCGAACGGTCGACCTTCCCCTCACGCGCGAGCTCCGTCAGCACCCCCACCACGATCGACTCCGCGTCGATGTGGAAGAACCGCCGAGCAGCCCCCCGCGTATCGGCGAACCCGAACCCGTCGGCCCCCAGGGACTGGTAAGTCCCCGGCACCCACCGCGAGATCTGGTCCGGAACCGACCGCATCCAGTCGGAGACGGCCACGAACGGCCCCTCGGCCCCCGACAGTTTGCGCGTCACATAAGGAACACGCTGCTCCTCCTCGGGGTGGAGCAGATTGTGCCGCTCCACCTCCACGGCCTCGCGCCGCAGCTCGTTCCAGGAGGTCGCCGACCACACGTCGGCCCGTACGTCCCAGTCCTCGGCGAGCAGCCGCTGCGCCTCGACGGCCCACGGCACCGCGACACCGGACGCCATGATCTGCGCCGGGATCGAACCCGAAGTCCCGGGCGCGAAGCGGTGGATGCCCTTGAGAATGCCCTCGACGTCGACGTCCGCCGGCTCGGCCGGGTGCTGGATCGGCTCGTTGTAGACGGTGAGGTAGTAGAAGACGTCCTCGCCGTGCGGGTGCTCGTCGGACGAGCCGTACATCCGCCGCAGCCCGTCCTTCACGATGTGCGCGATCTCGAACCCGTAGGCCGGGTCGTACGCCACACAGCCGGGGTTGGTCGAGGCGAGCAACTGCGAGTGCCCGTCCGCGTGCTGCAGACCCTCACCGGTCAGGGTCGTGCGTCCCGCGGTCGCACCCAGTACGAACCCGCGCGCCAACTGGTCGGCCATCTGCCAGAACTGGTCACCGGTGCGCTGGAAACCGAACATCGAGTAGAAGACGTACACCGGGATGAGCGGCTCGCCGTGCGTCGCGTAGGCCGAGCCGGCCGCGATCAGGGAGGCCGTACAGCCCGCCTCGGAGATGCCGTCGTGCAGCATCTGCCCGGTCGGCGACTCCTTGTACGCGAGCAGCAGGTCCCGGTCCACGGCCTCGTACTGCTGCCCGAGCGGGTTGTAGATCTTCGCGCTCGGGAAGAACGAGTCCATGCCGAACGTGCGGTACTCGTCGGGCGCGATCAGCACGAACCGCCTGCCGATCTCCTTGTCCCGCATGAGGTCCTTGAGCAGCCGTACGAACGCCATGGTCGTGGCGATCGACTGCTGACCCGAGCCCTTCTTCACACTCGCGTACGTCTTGTCCTCGGGCAGTACGAGCGGCTTCGACCGCACGACCCGCGTCGGGACGTATCCGCCGTTCCCCTTGCGGCGGTCGTGCATGTACTGGATCTCCTCCGAGTCCCGGCCCGGGTGGTAGTACGGCGGCGCGCCGGACTCCAGCTCCTTGTCGGAGATCGGCAGGTGCAGCCGGTCGCGGAAGCCCTTGAGGTCGGCGACCGTCAGCTTCTTCATCTGGTGCGTGGCGTTGCGGCCCTCGAAGTTCGGGCCGAGCGTCCAGCCCTTGACCGTCTGCGCGAGGATCACGGTCGGCTGGCCGGTGTGCGCCTTGGCCGCCGCGTACGCCGCGTAGACCTTCTTGTGGTCGTGGCCGCCGCGGCCCAGGTGCAGGATCTGGTCGTCGGTCATGTTCTCGACCATCGCCCGCAGCCGGTGGTCGTGACCGAAGAAGTGCTCGCGGATGTACGAGCCCGTCTCGGTGGCGTACGTCTGGAACTGGCCGTCGGGCGTGGTGTTCAGCTGGTTGACGAGCACGCCGTCGCGGTCCTGCGCGAGCAGCGGGTCCCAACTGCGGTCCCAGACCAGCTTGATGACGTTCCAGCCGGCACCGCGGAACTGCGACTCCAGCTCCTGGATGATCTTTCCGTTGCCGCGGACGGGCCCGTCGAGACGCTGGAGGTTGCAGTTGACTACGAAGGTGAGGTTGTCCAGGCCCTCGCGCGCGGCGATGGACAGCTGTCCGAGCGACTCCGGCTCGTCCATCTCGCCGTCGCCGAGAAACGCCCAGACGTGGGATTTGGAGGTGTCCGCGATGTCGCGCGCCTGCATGTAGCGGTTCATCCGCGCCTGGAAGATCGCGCCGAGCGGACCCAGGCCCATGGAGACGGTCGGGAACTCCCAGAAGTCCGGCATCGACCGCGGGTGCGGGTACGACGACAGCGCGTACGGGGCCTTCGACTTCTCCTGCCGGAA is a genomic window of Streptomyces sp. NBC_00414 containing:
- a CDS encoding MFS transporter, giving the protein MTSQTTVDKTGPADEAPTAASGPAPAEGLRGHPWFTLITVAVGVMMVALDGTIVAIANPAIQKDLGATFADVQWITNGYFLALAVTLITAGKLGDRFGHRQTFLIGVVGFAAASGAIGLSDSIAFVVTFRVLQGLFGALLMPAALGLLRATFPAEKLNMAIGIWGMVIGASTAGGPILGGVLVEHVSWQSVFFINVPVGILAVVLGAVILTDHRAKNAPRSFDLLGIGLLSSAMFCLVWALIKAPAWGWGDALTWTFLGVSVVGFALFAFWENRVREPLIPLALFRSVPLSAGVVLMVLMAIAFMGGLFFVTFYLQNVHGMSPVDAGLHLLPLTGMMIVGSPLAGALIGKTGPRVPLAGGMAFTAVAMFGISTLETDTGSGLMSIWFGLLGLGLAPVMVGATEVIVGNAPMELSGVAGGLQQAAMQIGGSLGTAVLGAVMASKVDNDLAGNWADAGLPKLSPAELDQAAEAVQVGAPPVAPGTPPEIAAKITEVAHDTFISGMSLASLVAAGVAVVAVFVAFLTKRGANADAGAGVGHI
- a CDS encoding small hydrophobic protein — translated: MMAGYSHTSRKHPRSRRRTGSRSGPDSATLGIIGAICAVAGFFVLGIILGPVAIVCGWLAMGRRWSGTRQVPALIAVVLGAIDTVLAIVWMAGTASPGGMMF
- the aceE gene encoding pyruvate dehydrogenase (acetyl-transferring), homodimeric type: MASGPDRNPIIIGGLPSQVPDFDPEETQEWLDSLDAAVDQRGRERARYLMLRLIERAREKRVAVPEMRSTDYVNTIATKDEPFFPGNEEIERKILNATRWNAAVMVSRAQRPGIGVGGHIATFASSASLYDVGFNHFFRGKDGGDGGDQIFFQGHASPGIYARAFLLDRLDERQLDAFRQEKSKAPYALSSYPHPRSMPDFWEFPTVSMGLGPLGAIFQARMNRYMQARDIADTSKSHVWAFLGDGEMDEPESLGQLSIAAREGLDNLTFVVNCNLQRLDGPVRGNGKIIQELESQFRGAGWNVIKLVWDRSWDPLLAQDRDGVLVNQLNTTPDGQFQTYATETGSYIREHFFGHDHRLRAMVENMTDDQILHLGRGGHDHKKVYAAYAAAKAHTGQPTVILAQTVKGWTLGPNFEGRNATHQMKKLTVADLKGFRDRLHLPISDKELESGAPPYYHPGRDSEEIQYMHDRRKGNGGYVPTRVVRSKPLVLPEDKTYASVKKGSGQQSIATTMAFVRLLKDLMRDKEIGRRFVLIAPDEYRTFGMDSFFPSAKIYNPLGQQYEAVDRDLLLAYKESPTGQMLHDGISEAGCTASLIAAGSAYATHGEPLIPVYVFYSMFGFQRTGDQFWQMADQLARGFVLGATAGRTTLTGEGLQHADGHSQLLASTNPGCVAYDPAYGFEIAHIVKDGLRRMYGSSDEHPHGEDVFYYLTVYNEPIQHPAEPADVDVEGILKGIHRFAPGTSGSIPAQIMASGVAVPWAVEAQRLLAEDWDVRADVWSATSWNELRREAVEVERHNLLHPEEEQRVPYVTRKLSGAEGPFVAVSDWMRSVPDQISRWVPGTYQSLGADGFGFADTRGAARRFFHIDAESIVVGVLTELAREGKVDRSLLKQAIDRYQLLDVASADPGVAGGDA